In Leptospira licerasiae serovar Varillal str. VAR 010, the sequence TGTCAGAAAAGAGAGCATAAAACTTATATAAACTATAATTTGAAATACTGCCGCGAAGATGAGATAAACTGCTCTGAACTTTAATCCGATCGTTTTAGTTAGAAAATTTTCCCAGGTGGCTACGATTACTATCGGAAATGCCATGAGAAGTTCAGGTGTTTCGACCTCCGTCTTAAACAAACTCCCTAACTTTGAGCCGATTAGAAATAATATAAGACTTACGACACTGAATAATAAAGCTTTAAGACTTCCTAAACCTTCCTGGGATCGCGAAAACTTTTCCAAAAAAAGATTCCGGAAAGATGCCAGGCCTGCATTATATAAAATTAATACGGTAAATACCAACCAAATTAATCCTGCAATTTCAGTATTCGTAGCAGATTCTTGGCTTCGCTCCATAGGAGAAGAGTAAGTCATTACAAAAATGAATATCGATATTGCGGATAGTACGGATAGAATAAAAAGAATTAGAACAGGATTTAAAATTTTGGACTTCAATTGCGCCTTCCGATTTCGGAAAGGATCTAACGCTCTATATTTCAGGCAAGGAAAAGATATTGTTAGAAAGAAAGATCACCTATTTTCAGTAAGGTGATCTTATTCGTTTATGACTTTTTACTAAGCTGAACTTGAGCGCCAATAATAGCTAGTGCGGCGAACAAACAAGTTAACGCAGGCAAAGGAAAGAAGTATGAGAAATCAATCCCTGTAAATGCCAATAAGCAGAACAGTATCGGATAAAGGACTTTTATAACTTCTTTAGGATTGGATGCGGTCAAACCGCTTAAGATCCAGAGTAAAGCTGCAAATGTGAGTAACGCAATCGATAGATTGACACCCATGCCGAAATAAAAATCGTCATAGGTATGGGCGGAATCTTCTCCGAACATCGGGACTTTTACTTCCGACATGGTCTGTAATAATTCCTTTGCCCTGTCTTGGGTGACATTTTTTCTAGAGGCCATTCCGAAAGAATGACCTAAAACATGAAATAGAAGTAAAAAGACCGCGATTCTTAATAGGATTTTGGCCGACATATTCTCTCCGAGAGTTGGAATCTTTTTAGATCTTACCTGAATATAAACTTTGGCTCGATTTTCAATTCCCTTTTCTTAGTATCAGAAAGGAGAGTCCTTTTCTATCCAGTAAAACCGAGTGAAATGATTTATACGTATTATAATCCAAAATCGCCAGGTTCTTGGTTTGATCTGCAGCTGCGTTCAAAGAAAAAGGGATCCATGGTTTAAATTGGCCGGTTTGTGCCAGTCCGAACTCTGACTGATTGACTCCTGAAAGAACAGGGATCGATTTTTCTATAAAAGTAGAAAGACCGGTCGAGAATGGAAAAAGAGGAGCGGAATCCAAACCAGGGGAATAAATAATCGGTTCGATCGGAGCGACTAATCCGTTATCCGCGAGAACTGCGATATCTAGATCGGATAAATGTCTGAGCACATCTCCCACTTTTCCTCCTAATAGATCGTCGGAGAATAAAGAACGTGCAGCGCCTAATAATAGTAAATCGATCTCTTTACTCTTTGCGATCTCTACGATCCCCGGGACGATCCAGTCGGAAGGAAATCCCACTGTCTCAAAGCTAAATTCGGAACCGGCAGCTTCTTCTCTAACTGCTTGGAAAATTTCATCTTCTTCTAATATTGGGAATCCTTCCGATTTGGATTCCACTGAAACGACGTGTAACGCGACTATGGAAAGATTCTCTTTGGATTTGGAGAATAGGGCCCTTGTTAGCCCGAAAAGTTTTGCTCCCATCTTGGGGTTGGCAAATGAAATTAGAACTTTCATTTTCGCCTCCTAGGTTATAATTTCCCCGGAACTATTTCACTAGATGAAAAATCCCGAGGTCAGAATGAGCCGGGAAGATTGGAAGGAACTCCTGTCTTCTCTCCATGCTTACGAAGTTAGCTGACGGGCTAGGAAAGAGAGATTTCCCCCGTGAGAACGGTTAGCCCCAAAATTTGGGTCCTCCGCTCCGACTTCTGTCGGATTAAGCAGACTCTACATGAAGTGTAGCTAGAAAAAGGAATTTGTCAAGTAGTAGATAAACTGTTTAATAACGGCTTCAAGAAAGGGAAAACAAATGGTTTCAGGTCTATTTTAGGCTAGTTTTCTTTTCCGGAATAACCAAGTGGTCGGGACCAAATACATCAGGATCAATATTACAAATCCTGCTATGCTTAACCATACGTTTATAAAGGCAAGAATCGTTACGAAAGAGTAAATATAGGGACCTTTTATAAAATGTTTGGAGATCATTTCAATTTCTGCAAGATCTGCTTCAGGGTTTCTTAGATATTCTTTTTTAACTCCGTATCTCCAGACTAGATTGAAAGGAATCCCTCCCAAAGCCACCCAGCCTCCATAGATCAAAGCTGCAATTTTGGAATTCTCATTGTCTAAAAGAATATATTCCCCCAACATTTCGGAACAAAAAGGAATAATGATTATATTCAACAAAAGTAAATTGTTTAGGATTGTTAAGTTATGATCCACATACTTTACATATCTGAAAATCGTATGGTGATTGGTCCAAACAACCGTGATGATCATAAAGCTGATCAAAAAACTCAGATAAGCGGGCCAAGCTTCTCCTAAGGCAACCAGTAGATTTTTGGATCCGATCTGCTCAGGAGTAGGGATCTTTATTTCAAGCGCCATTAGAGTTAACGCGATGGAAAAGATTGCATCACTATATGCAACAGTCCGTCCAGATTCTGTCAAAACGGGAGTAGGTTGCGAAGTTGTAATAGTCTCGATTTGCTTTTTCGGTCTAGTCTTTTTGGCGGCCATCTTTTTCATAAAAGTCGGGTTTCCCCGACTTTACTAGATTATTTAATATAAGAACAGCAATAGTCGCTGAGCTTTTTGACGTTTAGTTTAAATTTGGAATTGGCAGGAACCTCAAAAGATTGTCCACCTTTGATTTCCTTCCACTCCGGATTTCCAGGGAGCTGGACCAAAAGATCTCCGTCTAAAATTTCCATAATTTCTTTATCGTCTGTTCCGAACTCGTATTCGCCGGGCATTAGGATACCTAAAGTCTTTTTTTCTCCATTGGAGAATAGCACGGTTCTGCTGGTGACTTTTCCGTCAAAATAAACGTTCGCTTTTTTAATTACTGTTACATTCTCGAATTGTTGCATTTTATAGAATCAAGCTCCGAAGCTAAAAATTTAGTACGAAGGTTAGAGTGATACCAAATAATTTCTTATTTGGAAGTCAGCCAACGCATTCCTTCTTTTCTGGATGGAGTATTGATCAAGTCGATGTTACCGGCTTTCATCTACTTAGTATCTATCGAAAGTTTCGAAAGTACTGACTGAGGGATCACTATTGCGATCTTTTTTAAAGGAGAAGCCATTGCTTTCCGGAACCAGGTTTCGTTTACCCAAGTTTGGGCTTCCGCAGAATCTCCTGCTCTTGCAGCTGCGATGGACGCGGGAACTTCTTACGTTGCTGCAGATTGGGATTGAATATTAGATCAGAAGTCCAAAACAACACTTCTCATTTCTCCCTAATCTTGCGGACCTTCTTCTTTCATTTTGAGAGAAATCGGCCGGAAGTTTTTCTACTTGGCGGACGTTAAATTGTTCCTTAAGGGATATTTTTTGAATATTTTTTCTGTCAGTTGGGCAAGGAGACTGCTTAAAATCCAAAATTCTTGACTTTTTTAGAATCTTAAGGAAACTTGAGAGATAGTTTGGCACTCTAACATGCAGAGTGCCAATAAGAATAGATATGGAACTATCCCAAAGACATAGGATGATCCTGAAGGCCACTGTGGACGAGTTTATCCAAGAGAACCGTCCGGTTGGCTCTAAAACCTTATTCGACAAACATGATATTGGTTTGTCCCCGGCCTCTATCCGCACCGTTCTTAAGGAGCTGGAAGAGATGGGGTATCTTGCTTCTCGCCACACTTCGGGGGGAAGGATCCCTACGGAGATAGGTTACCGATTCTATGTGGATTCGTTGGTGGTACTTTATGAGTTAACCATTAAGGAAAAACAGAGGATCCAAGAAGAATACCTAAAAATGCAGTTCAAGCTGGATCAGATCCTGAAGGCGACTGCGAGCGTTCTGGCAAGTCTTTCAAATTCCGCGGGAGTAGTCTTAGGGCCGGCCAAAAGTTTGGACACTCTAAAACATGTGGAATTGATCCATGTTCATGGGGACGAGGTCTTGATGATCATGGTAATGCGCTCCGGAGCAGTACTGAATCGGAACGTATTTTTGGATCGAAATTATAGCCAAGAAGAGTTGTATCAGATCTCAAAGTATCTGAACGATAACGCGAAAGGTTACGATATGTTCGAGATACAGGAAAAGGTAATACCTTCTCTCTTGTTGAGAAAAGATGGACCATTAGATTTTTATAAAGTGTCCGGAGTGATCTCCGCCGCTATGACACCGGATAATTCCGAGGTGTCTTTGTATATCGACGGTCTCAAGAACTTATACGGAAGATTTAAGGACGAAGAGGAAAAGCTCAACCAGGTTCTCTCCCTGCTGGATGACAAACGATTCCTTACCGGAATGTTCGGAGATTATTCCGAACATGATGGAGTGTATACCGTCATAGGAAAGGATGGGGACGGAAGAATGGGCGGAGTAAGTATCATTACTTCCGGATATAGAATGGGAGAAAAAAGGATAGGCGCTATGGGAATCATAGGTCCTCAGCGGATGGATTATCATAGAGCTCTTCCACTTGTGGATTTTACTTCGAAACTAGTTTCGGAGATGATAACGCGCATTAGTAAGTAGTAAC encodes:
- a CDS encoding LIC_13387 family protein, whose translation is MSAKILLRIAVFLLLFHVLGHSFGMASRKNVTQDRAKELLQTMSEVKVPMFGEDSAHTYDDFYFGMGVNLSIALLTFAALLWILSGLTASNPKEVIKVLYPILFCLLAFTGIDFSYFFPLPALTCLFAALAIIGAQVQLSKKS
- a CDS encoding universal stress protein, which codes for MKVLISFANPKMGAKLFGLTRALFSKSKENLSIVALHVVSVESKSEGFPILEEDEIFQAVREEAAGSEFSFETVGFPSDWIVPGIVEIAKSKEIDLLLLGAARSLFSDDLLGGKVGDVLRHLSDLDIAVLADNGLVAPIEPIIYSPGLDSAPLFPFSTGLSTFIEKSIPVLSGVNQSEFGLAQTGQFKPWIPFSLNAAADQTKNLAILDYNTYKSFHSVLLDRKGLSFLILRKGN
- a CDS encoding TMEM175 family protein, which translates into the protein MKKMAAKKTRPKKQIETITTSQPTPVLTESGRTVAYSDAIFSIALTLMALEIKIPTPEQIGSKNLLVALGEAWPAYLSFLISFMIITVVWTNHHTIFRYVKYVDHNLTILNNLLLLNIIIIPFCSEMLGEYILLDNENSKIAALIYGGWVALGGIPFNLVWRYGVKKEYLRNPEADLAEIEMISKHFIKGPYIYSFVTILAFINVWLSIAGFVILILMYLVPTTWLFRKRKLA
- a CDS encoding pyrimidine/purine nucleoside phosphorylase, which produces MQQFENVTVIKKANVYFDGKVTSRTVLFSNGEKKTLGILMPGEYEFGTDDKEIMEILDGDLLVQLPGNPEWKEIKGGQSFEVPANSKFKLNVKKLSDYCCSYIK
- the hrcA gene encoding heat-inducible transcriptional repressor HrcA codes for the protein MELSQRHRMILKATVDEFIQENRPVGSKTLFDKHDIGLSPASIRTVLKELEEMGYLASRHTSGGRIPTEIGYRFYVDSLVVLYELTIKEKQRIQEEYLKMQFKLDQILKATASVLASLSNSAGVVLGPAKSLDTLKHVELIHVHGDEVLMIMVMRSGAVLNRNVFLDRNYSQEELYQISKYLNDNAKGYDMFEIQEKVIPSLLLRKDGPLDFYKVSGVISAAMTPDNSEVSLYIDGLKNLYGRFKDEEEKLNQVLSLLDDKRFLTGMFGDYSEHDGVYTVIGKDGDGRMGGVSIITSGYRMGEKRIGAMGIIGPQRMDYHRALPLVDFTSKLVSEMITRISK